The following proteins come from a genomic window of Aquimarina sp. MAR_2010_214:
- the bshC gene encoding bacillithiol biosynthesis cysteine-adding enzyme BshC: MLSDCIPFSDTNYFSSLICDYLDQKSELQPFYNRFPELENFKDQIEEKQHSFSNEHRKVLVQTLRKQYKSIVSSDPTSQNIESLDKPTTFTVVTGHQLNLFTGPLYFLYKIISTINLTKILKERHPEYDFVPIYWMATEDHDFEEINYFNLFGKKVQWNRNDGGAVGVFDTEGLDKVFEIFSSEIGSGRNAEYLKSLFKEAYLKHNNLAEATRYLANELFGEYGLVIIDGDDRELKKLFIPFVEKELVDQVAYTKVVPKAEKLEIQGYKVQVNPREINLFYLADGLRERIIEKEDGYFVNETDINWSKSELIKHLYEMPERFSPNVMMRPLYQEVILPNLCYIGGGGELAYWLELKDYFEAVDITFPMLLLRNSVLIQTKKQAEKIEKLNVSDTELFLKQHELINHKVRRISNIDIDFDPQREHLKKQFKAMYTLAEQTDVTFYNAIKAQEVKQLKGLDVLEKRLLKAQRRKLGDHVKRLTTLQNELFPNQSLQERNKNFAEFYLEYGSDLIPTLIKHLDPLKGEFLVLKQ, encoded by the coding sequence ATGCTTAGTGACTGTATTCCGTTTAGTGATACGAATTACTTTTCTTCTCTTATTTGTGATTATTTAGATCAAAAGTCTGAATTGCAACCTTTTTATAATCGTTTTCCAGAATTAGAAAACTTCAAAGACCAAATTGAAGAAAAACAACACTCTTTTTCTAATGAACATAGAAAAGTATTGGTACAAACTTTGCGTAAACAATATAAAAGTATTGTTTCTTCTGATCCCACTAGTCAAAATATAGAATCATTAGATAAGCCTACTACGTTTACTGTTGTTACGGGACATCAACTGAATCTTTTTACAGGACCATTATACTTTTTGTATAAAATCATCTCTACCATTAATCTTACTAAAATTTTGAAAGAGAGGCACCCAGAATATGATTTTGTGCCTATATATTGGATGGCAACCGAAGATCATGATTTTGAAGAGATTAATTACTTTAATCTTTTTGGAAAGAAGGTCCAATGGAATCGTAACGATGGGGGAGCGGTAGGAGTTTTTGATACCGAAGGATTAGATAAAGTTTTTGAAATTTTTTCTTCTGAAATTGGATCAGGACGAAATGCAGAATACCTTAAGTCCTTATTTAAGGAAGCGTATCTAAAACATAATAATCTTGCAGAAGCAACCCGATATCTGGCTAATGAATTATTTGGAGAATATGGTCTGGTGATTATTGATGGGGACGACCGTGAATTAAAGAAGCTTTTTATACCGTTTGTTGAAAAAGAATTAGTAGATCAGGTTGCCTATACTAAAGTAGTGCCGAAAGCAGAAAAACTAGAAATACAAGGGTATAAAGTACAGGTAAACCCCAGAGAAATCAATTTGTTTTATCTGGCAGATGGATTGCGAGAACGAATTATTGAAAAGGAAGATGGGTATTTTGTAAACGAAACAGATATTAACTGGAGCAAGAGTGAGCTAATAAAACATCTCTATGAGATGCCGGAGAGGTTTAGTCCCAATGTGATGATGCGTCCTTTGTATCAGGAAGTGATTTTGCCTAACCTTTGTTATATAGGTGGTGGTGGAGAATTAGCATATTGGTTAGAGTTAAAAGACTATTTTGAAGCTGTAGATATTACTTTCCCGATGTTGTTACTTCGTAATTCGGTACTGATTCAAACCAAAAAACAAGCTGAGAAAATAGAAAAACTTAATGTTTCAGATACAGAATTGTTTTTGAAACAACATGAATTAATTAACCATAAGGTGCGTCGTATATCGAACATAGATATTGATTTTGATCCACAACGTGAGCATTTGAAAAAGCAGTTTAAGGCAATGTATACATTAGCAGAGCAAACAGACGTAACTTTTTATAATGCTATAAAAGCACAAGAAGTAAAACAACTTAAAGGACTGGATGTCTTAGAAAAACGATTATTAAAAGCACAAAGACGTAAACTAGGAGATCATGTAAAACGTTTAACGACACTGCAAAATGAACTTTTTCCTAACCAAAGCTTGCAAGAACGTAATAAAAATTTTGCAGAATTCTACCTGGAGTATGGCTCTGATTTAATTCCGACATTGATAAAACATTTGGATCCCTTAAAAGGGGAGTTCCTGGTTTTGAAACAATAA
- a CDS encoding M3 family metallopeptidase, whose amino-acid sequence MINSQLFTTFKTVALSAIVLLASCNQKKETVEKTTESDSKEIANVLLEEWTGPYEGTPAFNKMTVADIKPALEKGMALKLKEIDEIANNSESPTFENTIVAMERAGAELNRVFTYYGILRSNMSSPEFRDVQKEMAPKLSDFRSKISQNEKLFKRIKTVYDNAQKTPLEEDQQRVVQLTYESFAMNGAELDEEKKKRYAAINKELSELYTNFSNNILEDEEGYVTYITKDQLSGLSDPLIKAYAKAATDRDQDGKYAVTNTRSSMDPFLTYSDERSIREKVWRNYYSRGDNGDAKDNNENIAKILKLRKERVGLLGHDNYADWRLQNRMAKNPDNAMKLMNAVWPAAIARVKEEVSDMQTVADANGDKITVEPWDYRYYAEKVRKKKYDLDSDEVKQYLQLDKLREAMFFVAGELFNFKFTPIEEGKVPVFHEDVKVWEVTDKTSGEHIGLWYLDPFARPGKRSGAWANTYRSHTTFDGKKNVLASNNSNFVKPAPGEAVLVSWDDATTFFHEFGHALHFFASEVRYPTLNGGVRDYTEFQSQLLERWLSTDKVIDNYLVHYKTGAPIPKTLVDKIKKAATFNQGFATTEYLASALMDMKFHLADPTNIDVDKFEKETLTELHMPKELVMRHRTPHFGHVFSGEGYATAYYGYMWADVLTADAAEAFAEAPGGFYDKKVAAKLVKYLFAPRNAMDPAEAYRKFRGRDAKIEALMKDRGFPVPKS is encoded by the coding sequence ATGATTAACTCACAACTCTTTACAACGTTTAAGACCGTAGCTTTATCAGCTATTGTGCTCTTAGCCAGCTGTAATCAAAAGAAAGAAACTGTGGAAAAAACAACAGAATCCGATTCTAAAGAGATAGCAAATGTCTTACTAGAAGAATGGACTGGTCCATATGAGGGTACACCAGCGTTCAATAAAATGACTGTAGCGGATATTAAACCAGCTTTAGAAAAAGGAATGGCGCTCAAGCTTAAAGAAATTGATGAAATAGCTAATAACTCTGAATCTCCTACTTTTGAAAACACTATTGTCGCAATGGAAAGAGCTGGAGCAGAACTCAATAGAGTTTTTACCTACTACGGTATCCTAAGAAGTAATATGTCTTCACCAGAATTTAGGGATGTCCAAAAAGAAATGGCTCCTAAATTATCAGATTTTAGGTCAAAAATATCACAAAACGAAAAGTTATTTAAGCGTATCAAAACTGTCTATGATAATGCTCAAAAAACACCTTTAGAAGAAGACCAACAACGTGTAGTGCAACTTACCTACGAGTCTTTCGCTATGAATGGCGCAGAGCTAGATGAAGAAAAAAAGAAACGTTATGCAGCGATCAACAAAGAATTATCAGAACTATACACCAACTTTTCTAATAATATTTTAGAAGATGAAGAAGGGTATGTTACCTATATTACCAAAGATCAATTAAGTGGTTTATCAGACCCCTTGATCAAAGCATATGCAAAAGCTGCAACAGATAGAGATCAGGATGGTAAATACGCAGTAACCAATACAAGGTCTTCTATGGATCCTTTCCTTACCTATTCTGATGAGCGTTCTATACGTGAAAAAGTATGGAGAAACTACTATTCTAGAGGAGATAATGGCGATGCTAAGGATAACAATGAAAATATCGCCAAAATCCTGAAGTTAAGAAAAGAACGTGTTGGTCTATTAGGACATGATAATTATGCAGACTGGAGGCTACAAAATCGTATGGCTAAGAATCCTGACAATGCTATGAAACTTATGAATGCTGTTTGGCCAGCTGCTATAGCTAGAGTAAAAGAAGAGGTATCCGATATGCAAACCGTAGCAGATGCAAACGGAGATAAGATTACGGTAGAGCCTTGGGATTATCGCTACTATGCAGAAAAAGTAAGAAAAAAGAAATACGATCTGGATTCTGATGAAGTAAAACAATACTTACAATTAGATAAATTAAGAGAAGCTATGTTCTTTGTAGCAGGAGAATTATTTAATTTTAAATTCACTCCTATTGAAGAAGGTAAAGTTCCTGTTTTTCATGAAGATGTTAAAGTATGGGAAGTAACTGATAAAACTTCTGGAGAGCATATTGGCTTATGGTACCTTGATCCATTTGCCAGACCTGGTAAGCGATCTGGAGCATGGGCAAACACCTATAGAAGCCACACCACTTTTGATGGTAAAAAGAATGTATTAGCTTCTAATAACTCTAATTTTGTAAAACCAGCTCCGGGAGAAGCTGTTTTGGTATCTTGGGATGATGCTACAACTTTTTTCCATGAATTTGGTCATGCTTTACATTTCTTTGCTTCCGAAGTAAGGTACCCAACTCTTAATGGTGGGGTACGTGATTACACAGAGTTTCAATCTCAATTATTAGAACGTTGGTTATCTACCGATAAAGTGATTGATAACTATCTAGTACATTACAAGACTGGAGCACCTATCCCAAAAACACTGGTTGACAAAATTAAAAAAGCTGCTACCTTTAATCAAGGGTTTGCTACAACAGAATACCTGGCCTCTGCCCTAATGGATATGAAATTTCATTTAGCAGATCCAACCAATATTGATGTGGATAAATTTGAAAAGGAAACGCTTACAGAATTACATATGCCAAAAGAGCTAGTGATGCGTCATCGAACACCACATTTTGGGCATGTATTTTCTGGAGAAGGATATGCTACCGCATATTATGGATATATGTGGGCAGATGTACTTACCGCTGATGCAGCAGAAGCGTTTGCTGAAGCTCCAGGAGGGTTTTATGATAAAAAAGTTGCTGCTAAACTGGTAAAATACCTTTTTGCACCACGCAACGCTATGGATCCGGCAGAAGCGTATCGTAAATTTAGAGGACGTGATGCTAAGATCGAAGCCTTAATGAAAGACAGAGGATTCCCGGTTCCTAAATCTTAA
- a CDS encoding tetratricopeptide repeat protein: protein MKPHYSTYILLTALFFINILSAQNKKVVDSLVLLVSNKKTADTTQVLAYNDLGIQYATSNPKQAKAYINKALTIAKRIQKPRGIAGAYNCMGIVYYYQRELDSALVYFKKALTINKEISHQWGQASALHQIGAIHNYQGNYHEAIQSFQESGEIFKSKNDSLSYAKSIENIGVVYNKMRHRPKAIEYFLKAIQLHEKINNPAGVGRGYHHISYILINQHKYEEALEYLKEGLSKIENDGNKLSVASILQNMGKCYKGLKQYDKALDYLQKALDHKKSVGPKQAIASNQNIIGNTYYEKGEYYTAMQYYEKALSNYPTTRNNKLKLSTYSAISNTYLKLKKIDLAKHYVSKAIAINKTIKDLKREKEINHILSSIAEQEGKSTQALQFYKNYERLKDSLYVLENEKRVDELKIIFETEKKERQITMKNTEIELLEQKAKMDNLQQLLLIIGLGVFMIIFGLSFYVFRLKIKRSILEKEKLNSELNYKKNELTTYALHIAKKNKVLENLRNEVKLIKHSESKNAQYNYQKLIQTINFDLRDDENWENFRKYFEQVHKGFYCRIKKKYSHVTTNELRFLALLKMNLSSKEIGNILNISQEGVKKARYRLRKKLDLSPDCSLQDLILNL, encoded by the coding sequence ATGAAACCCCACTATTCCACTTATATACTTCTAACGGCTCTATTTTTTATTAATATACTATCTGCTCAAAACAAAAAGGTCGTAGATAGTTTAGTTTTACTAGTTTCCAACAAAAAAACCGCCGACACCACGCAAGTATTAGCCTATAATGACCTCGGTATTCAATATGCAACTTCAAATCCAAAACAAGCAAAAGCTTATATCAACAAAGCCCTTACAATAGCTAAACGAATTCAAAAACCAAGAGGTATTGCTGGTGCATATAACTGCATGGGAATTGTATACTATTACCAAAGAGAATTGGATTCTGCACTTGTTTACTTTAAAAAAGCATTGACTATTAATAAGGAGATATCCCACCAATGGGGTCAGGCATCTGCTTTGCACCAGATTGGAGCCATCCATAATTATCAAGGAAATTATCATGAAGCAATACAAAGTTTTCAAGAATCTGGCGAGATTTTTAAATCTAAAAATGATTCTCTTTCTTACGCTAAATCTATAGAAAATATAGGTGTTGTATATAACAAAATGAGGCATCGACCAAAAGCTATTGAGTATTTTCTAAAAGCAATACAACTTCATGAAAAGATTAATAACCCCGCAGGAGTAGGCCGTGGATATCACCATATTAGTTACATACTGATAAATCAGCATAAGTATGAAGAAGCATTAGAATATTTAAAGGAAGGATTGTCTAAAATAGAAAATGATGGAAACAAACTATCTGTAGCCTCAATTTTGCAAAATATGGGCAAATGCTATAAAGGTCTAAAACAATATGATAAAGCATTAGACTATCTACAAAAAGCACTGGACCACAAAAAATCGGTAGGACCTAAACAAGCTATAGCATCTAACCAGAATATTATAGGGAATACATATTATGAAAAAGGAGAATATTACACTGCTATGCAATACTATGAAAAAGCATTATCGAATTACCCGACCACAAGAAACAACAAATTAAAGTTATCTACTTATAGTGCTATCTCAAATACCTATTTAAAATTAAAAAAAATAGATCTGGCAAAACATTACGTCTCAAAAGCGATTGCTATTAATAAAACAATCAAAGATTTGAAAAGAGAAAAAGAAATCAATCATATCTTATCTAGTATTGCAGAGCAGGAAGGAAAAAGCACACAAGCATTACAGTTTTATAAAAATTATGAGCGATTAAAAGATTCTTTATACGTTTTAGAAAATGAGAAACGTGTAGATGAACTAAAAATCATTTTTGAAACTGAGAAAAAAGAGCGTCAAATCACAATGAAAAATACTGAAATTGAATTGCTCGAACAAAAAGCCAAAATGGATAACTTGCAACAACTACTTTTGATCATTGGACTTGGGGTATTCATGATTATTTTTGGTTTAAGTTTTTATGTTTTCAGGCTAAAAATAAAACGTTCAATTTTGGAAAAAGAAAAACTCAATTCTGAATTGAATTATAAAAAGAATGAATTAACTACTTACGCATTGCATATTGCAAAAAAGAATAAAGTCCTGGAGAATTTAAGAAATGAAGTAAAACTCATCAAACATTCTGAATCTAAAAATGCTCAATATAACTATCAAAAACTTATACAAACCATTAATTTTGACCTGCGAGATGATGAGAACTGGGAGAATTTCAGAAAATATTTTGAACAAGTTCACAAAGGGTTTTATTGCCGAATCAAAAAGAAATACTCACACGTAACTACAAATGAATTACGGTTTTTAGCCCTTCTTAAAATGAATTTATCTTCAAAAGAGATCGGTAATATTCTCAATATCTCACAAGAAGGAGTAAAAAAGGCGCGTTATAGGCTTCGAAAAAAACTAGACCTATCACCCGACTGCTCTTTACAAGATTTGATTTTAAACTTATAG
- a CDS encoding M14 family metallopeptidase has product MKKLIITLFVVTVTTCLTYSQNKLQSPAEFLGYEIGNQFTRHADVVNYFNHVAGHSNMVSYHTYGKTNERRPLTYAIVSSEENLNNIENIRLNNLKNIGIAEGTANPEVAIVWLSYNVHGNEASGTEAAMQTIYELITKKTAWLKNTVVIIDPCINPDGRDRYVNWYNQTKATPYNTNQTATEHNEPWPGGRPNHYLFDLNRDWAWATQVESRQRIKAYNTWMPHIHVDFHEQGINEPYYFAPAAEPFHEIITPWQRDFQTQIGKNHARYFDAEGWLFFTRERFDLLYPSYGDTYPTFMGAIGMTYEQAGHGRAGLGIQTDEGYVLTLKDRALHHTTTGLSTVEISSNQAAKLNTEFKKFFNTSGLKYKSYVLNGEADKIDALVKLLETHDIRYGFTNTAKISGFNFKENKQGSINANGALVVSTNQPKGKMVKVLFEPNAKLSDPLTYDITAWSVPHAYGLDAIASTSLIPANGNKKPNTINNTGNPSGPGYIAKWNSMDDAAFMADLLRHNIRVRFSEKDFSNGTENFKKGSLIITKSDNRKTTNYDKTVINIANAHHRKLYTAPTSFSSKGVDFGSPDVKLINNQRIAVLKGRYTSSLSYGEIWYFFEQQLKFPITSIDTDYFKNIDLTKYDVLIMPNGYYNGYLDKGALDKLKTWVSSGGKVIAIGNAVNTFAGKKGFDLKKNKSDEKEKDSIGNLTPYDQRERKSVKDFITGSIFKTKVDSSHPMAFGYDDTYFSLKLGNSSYKFLQNGYNIAYIEQPQNVSGFAGADALNNLNNSLVFGESRMGNGSFIYMVDNPLFRSFWENGKLFFVNAIFFANNNKFRI; this is encoded by the coding sequence ATGAAAAAACTAATCATCACACTCTTTGTCGTAACTGTAACGACATGCTTAACCTATTCTCAAAACAAATTACAATCTCCTGCCGAATTTCTGGGTTATGAAATAGGTAATCAATTTACACGTCATGCCGATGTCGTAAATTATTTTAATCATGTTGCTGGTCATTCTAATATGGTAAGCTACCATACTTATGGAAAAACAAATGAACGCAGACCGTTGACTTACGCTATTGTTTCTTCCGAAGAAAATCTAAATAACATAGAAAACATAAGATTAAACAATTTAAAAAATATTGGTATTGCAGAAGGCACTGCTAATCCAGAAGTTGCAATTGTTTGGTTAAGTTATAATGTACATGGTAATGAGGCTTCTGGTACAGAAGCTGCTATGCAAACTATTTATGAGTTAATTACTAAGAAAACTGCATGGTTAAAAAATACTGTGGTTATTATAGATCCTTGTATCAACCCTGACGGTCGTGATCGATATGTAAATTGGTATAACCAAACAAAAGCTACACCTTATAATACAAATCAAACTGCAACAGAACATAATGAACCCTGGCCTGGCGGAAGACCAAATCATTATTTATTTGACCTTAACCGTGATTGGGCATGGGCAACCCAAGTAGAATCAAGACAACGTATCAAAGCATACAACACATGGATGCCACATATTCATGTGGATTTTCATGAACAAGGTATCAATGAACCTTACTATTTTGCACCTGCTGCAGAACCCTTTCATGAGATTATTACGCCATGGCAAAGAGATTTCCAAACTCAAATAGGTAAAAACCATGCTCGATATTTTGATGCAGAAGGGTGGTTATTCTTTACCAGGGAACGTTTTGATCTATTATATCCTAGCTATGGAGATACCTACCCTACTTTTATGGGAGCAATCGGAATGACCTATGAGCAAGCGGGACATGGACGTGCCGGTTTAGGTATCCAAACCGACGAAGGATATGTATTAACTTTAAAAGATCGTGCGTTACACCACACCACAACAGGGTTATCAACAGTTGAAATCTCATCTAATCAAGCTGCAAAACTAAATACTGAGTTTAAAAAATTCTTTAATACCTCTGGACTTAAATATAAAAGCTATGTACTAAATGGAGAAGCCGATAAGATCGATGCATTAGTCAAATTGCTAGAAACTCATGATATCAGATATGGGTTTACCAATACTGCAAAAATTTCAGGATTCAATTTTAAAGAAAATAAACAAGGGAGTATTAATGCCAACGGGGCACTCGTGGTAAGTACAAATCAGCCAAAAGGTAAAATGGTAAAAGTACTTTTTGAACCAAACGCCAAACTTAGTGATCCTCTTACCTATGATATTACTGCTTGGAGTGTACCTCATGCATATGGTTTAGATGCCATTGCTTCTACCTCTCTAATACCTGCCAATGGAAATAAAAAACCTAATACAATAAACAATACAGGTAATCCATCTGGACCAGGGTATATTGCAAAGTGGAATAGTATGGATGATGCTGCTTTTATGGCAGACTTATTACGACATAATATTAGAGTACGTTTTAGTGAAAAAGATTTTAGTAACGGTACAGAGAATTTCAAAAAAGGAAGTCTTATCATCACCAAAAGTGATAATCGTAAAACCACGAATTATGACAAAACGGTTATCAATATTGCCAATGCTCATCACAGAAAACTATATACTGCTCCTACAAGTTTCTCTAGTAAAGGGGTAGATTTTGGTTCTCCAGATGTAAAACTCATCAACAACCAACGCATTGCAGTATTAAAAGGTCGATACACCTCTTCTTTAAGTTATGGAGAGATTTGGTATTTCTTCGAACAACAACTTAAATTCCCTATTACCTCAATTGATACAGATTATTTTAAGAATATCGACCTTACTAAATATGATGTATTAATTATGCCAAATGGGTATTACAACGGCTATCTGGATAAAGGAGCTTTAGACAAATTAAAAACATGGGTTAGCAGCGGTGGTAAAGTAATTGCAATAGGTAATGCAGTGAATACTTTTGCAGGTAAAAAAGGATTTGATCTTAAAAAAAATAAAAGTGATGAGAAAGAAAAGGATTCTATTGGTAATCTTACACCATATGATCAACGCGAACGAAAAAGTGTAAAAGATTTCATTACAGGAAGTATTTTTAAAACTAAAGTAGATTCATCACATCCAATGGCGTTTGGATATGATGACACCTATTTCAGTTTAAAATTAGGAAACAGTTCTTATAAATTCCTTCAAAACGGATATAACATTGCTTATATAGAACAACCACAAAATGTGTCTGGATTTGCAGGTGCAGATGCCTTAAATAATTTAAATAATTCATTGGTGTTTGGTGAATCAAGAATGGGTAACGGAAGCTTTATTTATATGGTAGATAATCCTTTATTCAGGTCTTTTTGGGAGAACGGAAAACTCTTTTTTGTCAATGCTATCTTTTTTGCGAATAATAATAAATTCAGAATTTAA